One Malania oleifera isolate guangnan ecotype guangnan chromosome 10, ASM2987363v1, whole genome shotgun sequence genomic region harbors:
- the LOC131165299 gene encoding actin-related protein 5 isoform X1: MTFARIQRQSDYNLFPSSCPIVIDNGASSFRIGWAGENDPRITFRNIVQRPRHKATGETVTVVGDHDPALMKYFDCTRSPPRSAFDSNVVYQFEIMEYILDYGLERMGADGSQAEQVDHPVLITECVCNPVQSRSKMAELLFETYGVPSVAFGVDAAFSYKYNQQLGICDKDGLAICPGFTATHVIPFIDGEPVYRASCRTNIGGYNVSDYLKQLLSLKYPHHMSRITWEKVEDLKMEHCYIAPDYSSEVRLFQKGMKEAEDKTRYWQLPWIPPPSEEPPSEEEIARKAAIKEKQGQRLREMAEAKRSSRINELENELQGLEFLIGQLEQVDEDDIPSFLVQTGYVSKQEIESSLAKVAQSLRKAKGEQVEAEEKAEPSTTDKFPLINIPDNMLSPEQLKEKRKQLFLKTTSEGRLRAKQKRFEEELERERQNQQDEERRLENPELYLEQLRAKHRELSEKLDQRKRLKTNGNHTNGNHNLSGGVGRGERLNAAQKERMRLLTTAAFDRGKGEDTFGARDEDWQLYKLMSKDNDDEDEGPDEDEAELARISSRLQDIDPTFVPKTELGSLQPSAEVPRFRPLTKEDFQIVLGVERFRCPEILFHPNLLGVDQVGLDEMAGLSLRRLPSPGGGIEERMTNSIFLTGGSCLFPGISERLEAGVRMIRPCGSPIRVVRALDPIFDAWRGAAAYAASLRFPEQTFSKMDYYEKGEDWLRKYQLKYTL, encoded by the exons ATGACTTTTGCAAGAATACAGAGACAATCAGACTACAATCTCTTCCCCTCGAGCTGTCCCATCGTTATCGACAATGGCGCCTCCTCTTTCCGAATTGG ATGGGCGGGAGAGAATGACCCTCGTATTACCTTCCGCAACATCGTTCAAAGGCCCCGCCACAAAGCGACCG GTGAGACTGTCACTGTTGTAGGTGACCATGACCCTGCATTGATGAAGTACTTTGATTGCACACGGTCACCACCTCGCTCTGCTTTTGATAGCAATGTTGTTTATCAGTTTGAAATAATGGAATAT ATTCTTGATTATGGGCTTGAGCGAATGGGTGCAGATGGATCACAG GCAGAACAGGTTGATCATCCTGTCCTGATAACAGAATGTGTGTGCAACCCAGTTCAGTCTCGCAGTAAAATGGCAGAACTTCTCTTTGAAACTTATGGAGTTCCATCAGTAG CATTTGGTGTTGATGCGGCATTCAGCTATAAGTATAATCAACAACTTGGGATTTGTGATAAAGATGGTCTTGCAATCTGTCCTGGATTTACTGCGACGCATGTTATCCCA TTTATTGATGGAGAGCCTGTTTATAGAGCAAGCTGCCGAACCAACATTGGTGGATACAATGTCTCCGATTACTTGAAGCAACTTCTTTCACTTAAATACCCTCATCATAT GTCTAGGATTACATGGGAAAAGGTCGAAGATCTGAAGATGGAGCATTGTTACATTGCACCAGATTATTCTTCGGAAGTTAGATTATTTCAG AAAGGAATGAAAGAAGCTGAAGATAAGACCAGGTATTGGCAGTTACCTTGGATTCCACCACCATCTGAGGAACCACCATCAGAGGAAGAGATTGCAAGGAAGGCAGCCATAAAGGAGAAACAAGGTCAACGATTGCGAGAGATGGCTGAGGCAAAGAGATCTTCTAGGATAAAtgaattagaaaatgaattgCAGGGTTTGGAATTTCTAATAGGGCAGCTTGAACAAGTGGATGAGGATGACATTCCGTCTTTCTTAGTGCAGACTGGCTATGTCTCTAAGCAGGAAATAGAGTCTTCCCTTGCGAAAGTTGCACAATCTTTGAGAAAAGCAAAGGGTGAACAAGTTGAAGCTGAGGAGAAGGCTGAACCTTCCACAACGGACAAGTTCCCTCTTATCAACATTCCAGACAACATGCTGTCCCCAGAGCAG CTCAAGGAAAAGAGGAAGCAACTGTTTCTTAAAACCACATCTGAGGGTCGGTTGCGAGCTAAACAAAAACGCTTTGAAGAGGAATTAGAGCGAGAGAGGCAAAACCAACAAGATGAGGAAAGACGCTT AGAGAATCCAGAGCTTTATTTAGAGCAGTTGCGTGCCAAACACAGAGAGCTTTCTGAGAAGTTAGATCAGCGAAAACGACTGAAGACAAATGGCAACCATACGAATGGAAACCATAATTTGTCTGGTGGAGTTGGCCGTGGTGAGAGATTGAATGCTGCCCAGAAGGAAAGGATGCGCCTTTTGACAACTGCAGCATTTGATCGAGGGAAGGGTGAGGATACTTTTGGTGCTAGGGATGAAGATTGGCAACTCTATAAACTGATGAGCAAGGataatgatgatgaagatgagggaCCGGACGAAGATGAGGCGGAGCTGGCTCGCATCTCTTCTAGGCTTCAG GACATAGATCCAACATTTGTTCCCAAGACAGAGTTGGGGTCTCTTCAGCCTTCTGCTGAGGTGCCAAGGTTCCGTCCTCTCACAAAGGAAGATTTCCAGATTGTACTTGGGGTCGAGAGATTCCGATGTCCTGAAATTCTATTTCATCCAAATCTCCTTGGAGTAGACCAAGTAGGGTTGGATGAGATGGCTGGGCTGTCATTGAGGAGGTTGCCATCTCCAGGCGGAGGCATAGAAGAGAGAATGACAAATTCAATCTTTCTGACTGGTGGAAGTTGCCTGTTCCCTGGTATAAGTGAGCGCTTGGAAGCTGGTGTCAGGATGATTCGGCCGTGCGGGTCGCCTATAAGAGTGGTTCGGGCATTGGATCCAATTTTTGATGCATGGCGTGGAGCTGCTGCTTATGCTGCTTCCTTGCGATTCCCAGAGCAAACATTTAGTAAAATGGATTATTACGAGAAGGGCGAAGATTGGCTTCGCAAATATCAGCTGAAATACACCCTATAA
- the LOC131165299 gene encoding actin-related protein 5 isoform X3 has protein sequence MKYFDCTRSPPRSAFDSNVVYQFEIMEYILDYGLERMGADGSQAEQVDHPVLITECVCNPVQSRSKMAELLFETYGVPSVAFGVDAAFSYKYNQQLGICDKDGLAICPGFTATHVIPFIDGEPVYRASCRTNIGGYNVSDYLKQLLSLKYPHHMSRITWEKVEDLKMEHCYIAPDYSSEVRLFQKGMKEAEDKTRYWQLPWIPPPSEEPPSEEEIARKAAIKEKQGQRLREMAEAKRSSRINELENELQGLEFLIGQLEQVDEDDIPSFLVQTGYVSKQEIESSLAKVAQSLRKAKGEQVEAEEKAEPSTTDKFPLINIPDNMLSPEQLKEKRKQLFLKTTSEGRLRAKQKRFEEELERERQNQQDEERRLENPELYLEQLRAKHRELSEKLDQRKRLKTNGNHTNGNHNLSGGVGRGERLNAAQKERMRLLTTAAFDRGKGEDTFGARDEDWQLYKLMSKDNDDEDEGPDEDEAELARISSRLQDIDPTFVPKTELGSLQPSAEVPRFRPLTKEDFQIVLGVERFRCPEILFHPNLLGVDQVGLDEMAGLSLRRLPSPGGGIEERMTNSIFLTGGSCLFPGISERLEAGVRMIRPCGSPIRVVRALDPIFDAWRGAAAYAASLRFPEQTFSKMDYYEKGEDWLRKYQLKYTL, from the exons ATGAAGTACTTTGATTGCACACGGTCACCACCTCGCTCTGCTTTTGATAGCAATGTTGTTTATCAGTTTGAAATAATGGAATAT ATTCTTGATTATGGGCTTGAGCGAATGGGTGCAGATGGATCACAG GCAGAACAGGTTGATCATCCTGTCCTGATAACAGAATGTGTGTGCAACCCAGTTCAGTCTCGCAGTAAAATGGCAGAACTTCTCTTTGAAACTTATGGAGTTCCATCAGTAG CATTTGGTGTTGATGCGGCATTCAGCTATAAGTATAATCAACAACTTGGGATTTGTGATAAAGATGGTCTTGCAATCTGTCCTGGATTTACTGCGACGCATGTTATCCCA TTTATTGATGGAGAGCCTGTTTATAGAGCAAGCTGCCGAACCAACATTGGTGGATACAATGTCTCCGATTACTTGAAGCAACTTCTTTCACTTAAATACCCTCATCATAT GTCTAGGATTACATGGGAAAAGGTCGAAGATCTGAAGATGGAGCATTGTTACATTGCACCAGATTATTCTTCGGAAGTTAGATTATTTCAG AAAGGAATGAAAGAAGCTGAAGATAAGACCAGGTATTGGCAGTTACCTTGGATTCCACCACCATCTGAGGAACCACCATCAGAGGAAGAGATTGCAAGGAAGGCAGCCATAAAGGAGAAACAAGGTCAACGATTGCGAGAGATGGCTGAGGCAAAGAGATCTTCTAGGATAAAtgaattagaaaatgaattgCAGGGTTTGGAATTTCTAATAGGGCAGCTTGAACAAGTGGATGAGGATGACATTCCGTCTTTCTTAGTGCAGACTGGCTATGTCTCTAAGCAGGAAATAGAGTCTTCCCTTGCGAAAGTTGCACAATCTTTGAGAAAAGCAAAGGGTGAACAAGTTGAAGCTGAGGAGAAGGCTGAACCTTCCACAACGGACAAGTTCCCTCTTATCAACATTCCAGACAACATGCTGTCCCCAGAGCAG CTCAAGGAAAAGAGGAAGCAACTGTTTCTTAAAACCACATCTGAGGGTCGGTTGCGAGCTAAACAAAAACGCTTTGAAGAGGAATTAGAGCGAGAGAGGCAAAACCAACAAGATGAGGAAAGACGCTT AGAGAATCCAGAGCTTTATTTAGAGCAGTTGCGTGCCAAACACAGAGAGCTTTCTGAGAAGTTAGATCAGCGAAAACGACTGAAGACAAATGGCAACCATACGAATGGAAACCATAATTTGTCTGGTGGAGTTGGCCGTGGTGAGAGATTGAATGCTGCCCAGAAGGAAAGGATGCGCCTTTTGACAACTGCAGCATTTGATCGAGGGAAGGGTGAGGATACTTTTGGTGCTAGGGATGAAGATTGGCAACTCTATAAACTGATGAGCAAGGataatgatgatgaagatgagggaCCGGACGAAGATGAGGCGGAGCTGGCTCGCATCTCTTCTAGGCTTCAG GACATAGATCCAACATTTGTTCCCAAGACAGAGTTGGGGTCTCTTCAGCCTTCTGCTGAGGTGCCAAGGTTCCGTCCTCTCACAAAGGAAGATTTCCAGATTGTACTTGGGGTCGAGAGATTCCGATGTCCTGAAATTCTATTTCATCCAAATCTCCTTGGAGTAGACCAAGTAGGGTTGGATGAGATGGCTGGGCTGTCATTGAGGAGGTTGCCATCTCCAGGCGGAGGCATAGAAGAGAGAATGACAAATTCAATCTTTCTGACTGGTGGAAGTTGCCTGTTCCCTGGTATAAGTGAGCGCTTGGAAGCTGGTGTCAGGATGATTCGGCCGTGCGGGTCGCCTATAAGAGTGGTTCGGGCATTGGATCCAATTTTTGATGCATGGCGTGGAGCTGCTGCTTATGCTGCTTCCTTGCGATTCCCAGAGCAAACATTTAGTAAAATGGATTATTACGAGAAGGGCGAAGATTGGCTTCGCAAATATCAGCTGAAATACACCCTATAA
- the LOC131165298 gene encoding cyclin-dependent protein kinase inhibitor SMR4 — translation MERMSEKYGEGGEGWTTPRHSGCRIPAEGVCPPPPPRKKPLYYGKQGRRDPPKNGYFQPPDLEVLFAVVTSRREACATN, via the coding sequence ATGGAGAGGATGAGTGAAAAATACGGGGAAGGAGGAGAAGGGTGGACAACGCCGAGGCACAGCGGGTGTCGGATTCCGGCGGAGGGGGTGTGTCCGCCGCCGCCGCCGAGGAAGAAGCCGCTTTACTACGGGAAGCAGGGGCGGCGGGATCCGCCGAAGAATGGGTATTTCCAGCCGCCTGATCTCGAGGTTCTTTTTGCGGTGGTAACCTCCAGGAGAGAAGCCTGTGCAACTAACTAA
- the LOC131165299 gene encoding actin-related protein 5 isoform X2, with protein sequence MTFARIQRQSDYNLFPSSCPIVIDNGASSFRIGWAGENDPRITFRNIVQRPRHKATGETVTVVGDHDPALMKYFDCTRSPPRSAFDSNVVYQFEIMEYILDYGLERMGADGSQVDHPVLITECVCNPVQSRSKMAELLFETYGVPSVAFGVDAAFSYKYNQQLGICDKDGLAICPGFTATHVIPFIDGEPVYRASCRTNIGGYNVSDYLKQLLSLKYPHHMSRITWEKVEDLKMEHCYIAPDYSSEVRLFQKGMKEAEDKTRYWQLPWIPPPSEEPPSEEEIARKAAIKEKQGQRLREMAEAKRSSRINELENELQGLEFLIGQLEQVDEDDIPSFLVQTGYVSKQEIESSLAKVAQSLRKAKGEQVEAEEKAEPSTTDKFPLINIPDNMLSPEQLKEKRKQLFLKTTSEGRLRAKQKRFEEELERERQNQQDEERRLENPELYLEQLRAKHRELSEKLDQRKRLKTNGNHTNGNHNLSGGVGRGERLNAAQKERMRLLTTAAFDRGKGEDTFGARDEDWQLYKLMSKDNDDEDEGPDEDEAELARISSRLQDIDPTFVPKTELGSLQPSAEVPRFRPLTKEDFQIVLGVERFRCPEILFHPNLLGVDQVGLDEMAGLSLRRLPSPGGGIEERMTNSIFLTGGSCLFPGISERLEAGVRMIRPCGSPIRVVRALDPIFDAWRGAAAYAASLRFPEQTFSKMDYYEKGEDWLRKYQLKYTL encoded by the exons ATGACTTTTGCAAGAATACAGAGACAATCAGACTACAATCTCTTCCCCTCGAGCTGTCCCATCGTTATCGACAATGGCGCCTCCTCTTTCCGAATTGG ATGGGCGGGAGAGAATGACCCTCGTATTACCTTCCGCAACATCGTTCAAAGGCCCCGCCACAAAGCGACCG GTGAGACTGTCACTGTTGTAGGTGACCATGACCCTGCATTGATGAAGTACTTTGATTGCACACGGTCACCACCTCGCTCTGCTTTTGATAGCAATGTTGTTTATCAGTTTGAAATAATGGAATAT ATTCTTGATTATGGGCTTGAGCGAATGGGTGCAGATGGATCACAG GTTGATCATCCTGTCCTGATAACAGAATGTGTGTGCAACCCAGTTCAGTCTCGCAGTAAAATGGCAGAACTTCTCTTTGAAACTTATGGAGTTCCATCAGTAG CATTTGGTGTTGATGCGGCATTCAGCTATAAGTATAATCAACAACTTGGGATTTGTGATAAAGATGGTCTTGCAATCTGTCCTGGATTTACTGCGACGCATGTTATCCCA TTTATTGATGGAGAGCCTGTTTATAGAGCAAGCTGCCGAACCAACATTGGTGGATACAATGTCTCCGATTACTTGAAGCAACTTCTTTCACTTAAATACCCTCATCATAT GTCTAGGATTACATGGGAAAAGGTCGAAGATCTGAAGATGGAGCATTGTTACATTGCACCAGATTATTCTTCGGAAGTTAGATTATTTCAG AAAGGAATGAAAGAAGCTGAAGATAAGACCAGGTATTGGCAGTTACCTTGGATTCCACCACCATCTGAGGAACCACCATCAGAGGAAGAGATTGCAAGGAAGGCAGCCATAAAGGAGAAACAAGGTCAACGATTGCGAGAGATGGCTGAGGCAAAGAGATCTTCTAGGATAAAtgaattagaaaatgaattgCAGGGTTTGGAATTTCTAATAGGGCAGCTTGAACAAGTGGATGAGGATGACATTCCGTCTTTCTTAGTGCAGACTGGCTATGTCTCTAAGCAGGAAATAGAGTCTTCCCTTGCGAAAGTTGCACAATCTTTGAGAAAAGCAAAGGGTGAACAAGTTGAAGCTGAGGAGAAGGCTGAACCTTCCACAACGGACAAGTTCCCTCTTATCAACATTCCAGACAACATGCTGTCCCCAGAGCAG CTCAAGGAAAAGAGGAAGCAACTGTTTCTTAAAACCACATCTGAGGGTCGGTTGCGAGCTAAACAAAAACGCTTTGAAGAGGAATTAGAGCGAGAGAGGCAAAACCAACAAGATGAGGAAAGACGCTT AGAGAATCCAGAGCTTTATTTAGAGCAGTTGCGTGCCAAACACAGAGAGCTTTCTGAGAAGTTAGATCAGCGAAAACGACTGAAGACAAATGGCAACCATACGAATGGAAACCATAATTTGTCTGGTGGAGTTGGCCGTGGTGAGAGATTGAATGCTGCCCAGAAGGAAAGGATGCGCCTTTTGACAACTGCAGCATTTGATCGAGGGAAGGGTGAGGATACTTTTGGTGCTAGGGATGAAGATTGGCAACTCTATAAACTGATGAGCAAGGataatgatgatgaagatgagggaCCGGACGAAGATGAGGCGGAGCTGGCTCGCATCTCTTCTAGGCTTCAG GACATAGATCCAACATTTGTTCCCAAGACAGAGTTGGGGTCTCTTCAGCCTTCTGCTGAGGTGCCAAGGTTCCGTCCTCTCACAAAGGAAGATTTCCAGATTGTACTTGGGGTCGAGAGATTCCGATGTCCTGAAATTCTATTTCATCCAAATCTCCTTGGAGTAGACCAAGTAGGGTTGGATGAGATGGCTGGGCTGTCATTGAGGAGGTTGCCATCTCCAGGCGGAGGCATAGAAGAGAGAATGACAAATTCAATCTTTCTGACTGGTGGAAGTTGCCTGTTCCCTGGTATAAGTGAGCGCTTGGAAGCTGGTGTCAGGATGATTCGGCCGTGCGGGTCGCCTATAAGAGTGGTTCGGGCATTGGATCCAATTTTTGATGCATGGCGTGGAGCTGCTGCTTATGCTGCTTCCTTGCGATTCCCAGAGCAAACATTTAGTAAAATGGATTATTACGAGAAGGGCGAAGATTGGCTTCGCAAATATCAGCTGAAATACACCCTATAA
- the LOC131165299 gene encoding actin-related protein 5 isoform X4 — protein MAELLFETYGVPSVAFGVDAAFSYKYNQQLGICDKDGLAICPGFTATHVIPFIDGEPVYRASCRTNIGGYNVSDYLKQLLSLKYPHHMSRITWEKVEDLKMEHCYIAPDYSSEVRLFQKGMKEAEDKTRYWQLPWIPPPSEEPPSEEEIARKAAIKEKQGQRLREMAEAKRSSRINELENELQGLEFLIGQLEQVDEDDIPSFLVQTGYVSKQEIESSLAKVAQSLRKAKGEQVEAEEKAEPSTTDKFPLINIPDNMLSPEQLKEKRKQLFLKTTSEGRLRAKQKRFEEELERERQNQQDEERRLENPELYLEQLRAKHRELSEKLDQRKRLKTNGNHTNGNHNLSGGVGRGERLNAAQKERMRLLTTAAFDRGKGEDTFGARDEDWQLYKLMSKDNDDEDEGPDEDEAELARISSRLQDIDPTFVPKTELGSLQPSAEVPRFRPLTKEDFQIVLGVERFRCPEILFHPNLLGVDQVGLDEMAGLSLRRLPSPGGGIEERMTNSIFLTGGSCLFPGISERLEAGVRMIRPCGSPIRVVRALDPIFDAWRGAAAYAASLRFPEQTFSKMDYYEKGEDWLRKYQLKYTL, from the exons ATGGCAGAACTTCTCTTTGAAACTTATGGAGTTCCATCAGTAG CATTTGGTGTTGATGCGGCATTCAGCTATAAGTATAATCAACAACTTGGGATTTGTGATAAAGATGGTCTTGCAATCTGTCCTGGATTTACTGCGACGCATGTTATCCCA TTTATTGATGGAGAGCCTGTTTATAGAGCAAGCTGCCGAACCAACATTGGTGGATACAATGTCTCCGATTACTTGAAGCAACTTCTTTCACTTAAATACCCTCATCATAT GTCTAGGATTACATGGGAAAAGGTCGAAGATCTGAAGATGGAGCATTGTTACATTGCACCAGATTATTCTTCGGAAGTTAGATTATTTCAG AAAGGAATGAAAGAAGCTGAAGATAAGACCAGGTATTGGCAGTTACCTTGGATTCCACCACCATCTGAGGAACCACCATCAGAGGAAGAGATTGCAAGGAAGGCAGCCATAAAGGAGAAACAAGGTCAACGATTGCGAGAGATGGCTGAGGCAAAGAGATCTTCTAGGATAAAtgaattagaaaatgaattgCAGGGTTTGGAATTTCTAATAGGGCAGCTTGAACAAGTGGATGAGGATGACATTCCGTCTTTCTTAGTGCAGACTGGCTATGTCTCTAAGCAGGAAATAGAGTCTTCCCTTGCGAAAGTTGCACAATCTTTGAGAAAAGCAAAGGGTGAACAAGTTGAAGCTGAGGAGAAGGCTGAACCTTCCACAACGGACAAGTTCCCTCTTATCAACATTCCAGACAACATGCTGTCCCCAGAGCAG CTCAAGGAAAAGAGGAAGCAACTGTTTCTTAAAACCACATCTGAGGGTCGGTTGCGAGCTAAACAAAAACGCTTTGAAGAGGAATTAGAGCGAGAGAGGCAAAACCAACAAGATGAGGAAAGACGCTT AGAGAATCCAGAGCTTTATTTAGAGCAGTTGCGTGCCAAACACAGAGAGCTTTCTGAGAAGTTAGATCAGCGAAAACGACTGAAGACAAATGGCAACCATACGAATGGAAACCATAATTTGTCTGGTGGAGTTGGCCGTGGTGAGAGATTGAATGCTGCCCAGAAGGAAAGGATGCGCCTTTTGACAACTGCAGCATTTGATCGAGGGAAGGGTGAGGATACTTTTGGTGCTAGGGATGAAGATTGGCAACTCTATAAACTGATGAGCAAGGataatgatgatgaagatgagggaCCGGACGAAGATGAGGCGGAGCTGGCTCGCATCTCTTCTAGGCTTCAG GACATAGATCCAACATTTGTTCCCAAGACAGAGTTGGGGTCTCTTCAGCCTTCTGCTGAGGTGCCAAGGTTCCGTCCTCTCACAAAGGAAGATTTCCAGATTGTACTTGGGGTCGAGAGATTCCGATGTCCTGAAATTCTATTTCATCCAAATCTCCTTGGAGTAGACCAAGTAGGGTTGGATGAGATGGCTGGGCTGTCATTGAGGAGGTTGCCATCTCCAGGCGGAGGCATAGAAGAGAGAATGACAAATTCAATCTTTCTGACTGGTGGAAGTTGCCTGTTCCCTGGTATAAGTGAGCGCTTGGAAGCTGGTGTCAGGATGATTCGGCCGTGCGGGTCGCCTATAAGAGTGGTTCGGGCATTGGATCCAATTTTTGATGCATGGCGTGGAGCTGCTGCTTATGCTGCTTCCTTGCGATTCCCAGAGCAAACATTTAGTAAAATGGATTATTACGAGAAGGGCGAAGATTGGCTTCGCAAATATCAGCTGAAATACACCCTATAA